The sequence below is a genomic window from Acidobacteriota bacterium.
GGCGCGCACTCGCGGGCGGGGCTCGCATCCCGGTTCTCGTCACGCTTCGCCCGGCCCCCGGTCGGCGGCCCGCGGCGCAACAGGAGTTCGTGTCGGACGGTCTCGAGATCCGCCGCCGGCTCGGGAGCGCTCCCGTCGTGGCCGGCGAGGCGACCGCGGCGGGCGTCGCCGCGCTCGCGGCGCGGCCCGACGTGCTTTTCGTCGGCCTCGACCGCGTCGTGCGCCCCGCGGGACAGGTGAGCACCGCGCAGATCGGCGCCGACCGCCTGCTCGCGATCGGCGTCACCGGCCTCGGCCGGAGCGTCGCGGTCGTCGACAGCGGGATCGACCTCACGCATCCGGATCTGCGCGGACCCGGTGGCGCCGCATGGCCCGGCGCGAACCTCGTGGACGGCGACGGCGACCTCTCGGACTGCAGCGGACACGGCACCGAGGTCGCGGGCGTCCTCGCGGGTCCGCAGGGCCTTGCGCCCGAAGCGGGCCTCGTCGTCCTCAAGGTCTTCAGCGCGCGCGACGGCTGCAAGTCCGCGCGCGCCTCGGACGTCCTCGCGGCCGTCGAGTGGGCCGTTGCACACGCGCCCGGCACGGACCTCGACGCGATCAACCTCAGCCTCGCCGACGATGCGCCGCACGCGGGCTTCTGCGACGCCGAGGATCCCGCCGGCGCCGCCGTCTTCGCCGCCGCGCGGGCGGCGGGCCTCTCGGTCGCCGCCGCCGCCGGCAACGAGGGCCGCACGACCGGGCTCCCGTGGCCCGCCTGTCTCTCGGGTGTCGCGTCCGTCGGAATGGTCTATTCGCAATCGAGCGGCCCCGTCCAGTGGGGCGGTGCGGCTGGCTGCACGGACGCGACGACGGGTCCCGACGTCATCCCGTGCGCGAGCAACACCGGCAGCGCCCTGTCCGTCCTCGCGCCCGGCGTCGGGTGGACGACGACTGCCCAGGGCGGGGGCCAGACGTCCGCGTTCTCCGGCACGTCGGCCGCGGCCCCCGCGGCGGCGGGCGCCCTCCTCCTCGCCCGACAGGCCCGTCCGCTCGCCGACCCGGCGGCCGCCATCGAGCTCCTCCGCGCCACCGGCGTGCCCGTCCGCGATTCGCGCACCGGCCGGACGGCGCCGCGCCTCGACCTCGGGGCCGCGCTCGCCGCTTCGACGCCGGTCGCCGGAGGTTGCGAGGGGACGCCGATCCCGGACGGCGCGCCCGAAGGTCTGACGTGCGCGGCCGTCGTCTCGTCCTTCGTCGGAAACGTGTCCACGCTCTTTCTCGCGCTCGAGATCGACCACCCGGACCCGACCCAGCTGGTCGTCACGCTCGTCGGGCCGGACGGAACGCAGGCCGTGATCCTCGCCCACGGGCGCCGCCCGGGAGAGGCCGTGCGCGAGATCTACGGCCTGACGGCCGCTTCGTTCGAACCGCTGTCCTCCTTCGCCGGCCGGACGCTCGAGGGAACGTGGCGGCTCACCGTCGCGGACACCGTGTCGGGCGGCGCGGGCAGGCTCGTGAGATGGGCGCTCTTCGTCGAACCGTCGATCCCCGAGCCCGAGCCCGATTTCCCCGGCGCGACGTCGTTCGTCGCGACGTCCGCCCACCGGATCGGAAAGCTCGGGGCCTTCTACACGACCGACGTCCGGCTCTTCAACACGGATCCCTTCCGGACGCTGGACGTCCGCCTGCGGTTCTCCCCTGCCGGCGGCGGCGCCCCGCGCACGCTCACCGTGACGCTTCCGCCGCTCGCGACGCGCGCCCTCGAGGACGCCGTGCACGACACGTTCCGGATGGAGGGCTACGGGCCGCTCTTCCTGAGCGCTCCTCCAGGCGTCGTCGCCGCATCCCGCACGTCCACGACCGCGCCGCGCGGCGGCTCGTTCGGACTCTCGATCCCCGCCGAAGCCACGGCCACGGCGGCCGGGGCGGGCGCGACTCTCGTTCTCGTTCCCTGCTTCAAGGGCGCCGGTTTCCGCATAAACGTCGGGGTGACGGAGGTCTCCGGCCAGCCGGCCGCGGTCGAATTCGCCGTGCGCGACTCCTCCGGCACGCTGCGCGCCCTGATCCCGCGCGCGGTGCCGGCGGCGGGACTCGTGCAGGTCAACGACGTCTACGCGCTGACGCACCTCGCGCCGGACGCCGCCGACCGGATCGAGGTGCGCGTCACCGCCGGCCCGGGCCGCGTCGCCGCATGGGCGACGCCCGTCGACGACTCCACGAACGACGGTTCTTTCGTCTCCGCGCACCCCGCGTCCTCGAGTCTCCTCATTCCGGCGGTGGCCCGCGCCTCCGGGCAGTTCGGAGCGCGCTTCGTGACCGACCTCAAGGTCTCGAACGCCGGGCCCGATCCCGTGACCGTCCGGATCGCGTTCTCCCCTCTGTCCGGGCCCGGGCCCGCACCCGCATTCGTCGCGCTCCGCACGAGCCAGACACGCGTTTTCGACGACGTCCTCGCCACTCTCTTCGGCGCCGTGGCGGACACGGCGGGCGCGCTGCGCGTCTCCGCGCTCGAGGGCGGCTCCCTGTACGCGTCCTCGCGCACGTCGACGACGACGGACGCGGGCCGCTCCTACGGCCTCGCAATCGACGCGGCGGCCGGGGGCGCGCTCGCGGGGCCCGGCCGTCAGCTCGCGCTCACGTTCCTGTCGTCCTCCGCGGTCCGCCGGACGAACGTCGGGTTCGTCGAGACGGCCGGCCTGGCGACCCGCGTGACCGCGACGCTCCTCGCCCCGGACGGAACCCGGGTCGCGACGCGGGACCTTGCGCTCGACGCGCTCGGCGCCGTGCAGTGGAACGACGTCTTCGCCGAGATGGGGGCCGCGCCGCTCGCCGACGCGTCGCTCGTCGTGGACGTCGACTCGGGCGGAAGCGTTGCCGCGTACGCGATCCTCGTCGACAACCGGACGAACGACGCGAGCTACTTCCCGGCTTCGCTCGTGCCCACGCCCTGACCGGGTTTCTCCGCGAGGATCAGCGCCGTCACGCCGAACGGCAGGCGCGCCTTCGCAAGGATGCGGGCCTCCATCGAGAGAAGAAAAGAGAAGATTTCTTCGAATGGTTTAGGAGCGAGGCCGAAATCGCTGCGGACTTCCTCGCGAGGACGGCCGCGCGCCTTCGCTCCAGTCACCTTTCTAAGAAATCCGATGGGACCTGCCAGAAAGAAATTGGCGTAGCTCGTGCGGACCACCGCGAGCCCAGCGCCTTTCAGCAGCCTCTCGAGGCCTCCCGTCGTGTAGCGCCGGAGGGCGCCGACCGCGACGTCGTGCGCGCCTGCGAGGGCGTCGAACGCCGGCGCCGACAGCGCGAGCGTCCCGCCCGGCGCGAGGACGCGCGCGATCTCCCGAGCGGCGCGGGCGTCGTCCGGCACCATGTAGAGGACGTCGCGGGAAAGCGCCGCCTGGAAGCTCGCGGTCCGGAACGGAAGGGCTTCGACCGACGCGCAGACGAGTGGAGCGGCCCCGCGGCGCAGCGCGAAGCCGAGGGCGCGCAGCGAGAGGTCGACCCCCACCGCAGGGCCGCCGGCCGCGAGATCCACGAGGTTGCGGCCTGTTCCGCAGCCGGCGTCGAGGGCGCGCGCGCCCGCGGCGCGCGTGAAGATTCCGGGCGCGAACGTCCGCGTGACCGCGCGCATTCCCCGGTACCACCAGTAGGCGTCCTCGCGGCGGAACATGATCTCGTATTCGCGGTCGTTCATCGGACTCGCTGCCTATAATCCGCCCGGTCGTGACCTCGCGCCAGCGTGTGATCGGAATGGGCCTCCTGTGGCTCGTCTGCGTGTGGGCCGTCGCGCTCGTTTCGCCCCGAGTCGTGCCGTGGATGACCGGGACCAACCCGTGGACGTGGGACGTGGTCCGCCGCGTCACGCCGCTCACCCGCTGGGACTCGGGCTGGTACGTGAACCTCGCCGAGGCCGGCTACTGGGAGCCCCCGACCCGGGTCGGTCAGGAGACGAACCACGCGTTCTTCCCCCTCTACCCCGGCCTCATGCGCGTCCTCGTCCGGACGACCGGGATCGAGACGTCCCTCGCCGGGAATCTCGTCTCCGCCGCCGCGTTTCTCGCGGCGCTCCTCCTTTTCGCGGAATGGACGAAGCGGCACTTCGGGGAGGAGCGCGTCCTGCCCGCGGGGTGCGTCCTCGTCGCGTTCCCGACGTCGTTCTTCTTCGCCTCCGTGTACACCGAGGCGCTTGCCCTCGCGCTCGCCCTCGCGGCCGTGCTCTCGTTCGAGCGCGACCGTCCGCTCGCCGGAGCCGCCGCGGGAGTCCTCGCGGGCCTGACGCGGATCACGGGCGTCGTCCTCGCGCCGTACCTCGCGCTCGTCGCATGGCGCGCGAGCCGCGAGGCCGGTCTTTCCACAGGCCGGGCCGCGGCCCGCGCCGCCCTCGCAGGCGCCTCGCCGCTGGCCGGATTCGGGCTCTTCTGCCTCTATTTCTGGAGACGCTTCGGCGACCCGCTCCTCTTCGTGAAGGCCCAGCACAACTGGAGCGGCCAGTCCAAGTCGATCCTCGACGGGCCGGCCCTCATCTGGCAGGCCGTCGCCGAGGACGTCACGCGCGGCCGCCTGCTCGGGGGCTCGCCCGCGCGGACGTTCGAAGGGCTTTACCTCGCGCTGTTTCTCGGCCTCGCGGTCGTTCTCCTCGCGCAGAAGCGGCGGCCCGAGGCGCTGTACGTCGCCCTCACCGTCGCGATCGTCTTCTCGTCCGGAACGTTCGAGAGCGCCGGCCGCTACGTGCTGCCTGCGTTCCCCGCCTTCGCCGCTCTCGCCGGGCTTTCCACCCGCCGCGACCTCTTCCGGGCGCTCCTCGCGCTGGGCGCGTTCGCGGGGGCGCTCTACGTGTGGGCGTTCGTCCACTGGTACTGGGCCGGATGAGAGGGACCGCGCTCCTCGCCGCGGCAGCGCTGGTGCTCGCGGGAGGCTGCCGGCGGGCGCCGGCGCCGTACGGCGCGCACACCGCGTTCGTGCCGGTCGTGTTCCGGTCGAACAACCCGGGGCGCCCGCCCTGGGCGCCGAGGGTGACCTTGACGAATACGTCCGCGATGCCCGCCGCGATCCGGCTGACCCGTTGGCCGCCGGACGCGCCGGACGCCGAGGAGCGCACCTTCTCACTCGAGCCCGGTCAGACGGTCTCCGTGCCCGCACGCACGCCGCTCGGCGTCGTGTCCTCTCTCCTCTTCGAAGGAGACTCTTCCTTCATCGTCCGGGCGGAGATCGTCGACCGCCGCCGGATCGCACCGCCCCTCGTCGTACCGATCCTGAAGGCAGGAGACCTCGCGCGGCCGGGCGACCGCCTCACGCTCGGCCCGATCGTCGACACGCCCGCGGAGCGGAGCCACTTCTGCTTCACCTACCCCGGCGTCGAGCGCGACGCCGTGCCCTTCCGCGTTCACCTGCGGCTGACGGCGCCAGGCGGCGGCGTCCTCTTGTGGGAGGGAACGTTCGTCCTCACGGGCCTGCCCCTCGTGATCGACGACCCGTGGAAGCGCTTTCGTCTCGCCCCGGGAACGGCGTTCGACGTCGACGTCGCGTTCCTCGGCAGCGCGAGGAGCCGCCCCGTCGCACGCGGCATGTGGGTCTACGGCATCACGACCGAACGCGCCACCGGGGCCTCGCGGTTCCTCGAGACGCGAGTCGTTCGCGGCTCAGCGCGCTGACGCGCGCACGGCTTCGATCACCTTGTCCGCCTCCGCGTCCGTGAGGAGCGGATCGAGCGGAAGCGAGACGACCTCGCGTATCGCGCGCTCGGTGACCGCGAGCGGCCCGCGCGGCAGCCCCGCGAACGCGGGCTGCTCGTGCACGGCGCGCGGGTAGTGGACGTCCGTGCCGATCCCGAGCTCGGCGAGGCGCGCCCGGAAGGCCTCGCGGTCCGGCACGCGCACGACATAGAGGTGGTGGGCCGGGGTCTCGCCCTCCCGGGCCGGAGGCGGGACACGCACGGTCCCGGCGAGCGCCACGTCGTACCGGGCCGCGATCTCCGCGCGCCGGCGGTTCCCCGCGGCCAGCTTTCGCAGCCGGACCCGCAGGGCCGCCGCCTGGACCTCGTCGAGCCGGCTGTTGTACCCGGGCTCCGCGGCGTCGTTGCGCGTCACGTAGCCGTAGACCCTGAGGCGCGCGACGCGGTCCGCGACGGCCGCGTCGGCCTCACCCACGACCGTCACCGCGCCCCCGTCGCCGAGCGCCCCGAGGTTCTTCGTCGGGTAGAAGCTCCACGCCGCGGCGCGGCCGAACGTCCCGGCGGGCCTTTCGGCGAGCGCCGCTCCGTGCGCCTGCGCGCAATCCTCGACGAGGAGAAGGTCGTTCTGCCGCGCGAAGGCGCCGATCGCCTCGACGTCCGCGACGCGCCCGTAGAGGTGGACCGGGAGGATCGCCTTCGTCCTCGGCGTGACGGCGGCCGCGAGCGCGCCGGCGTCCATCGTGAGCCGGTCTTCCTCGACGTCGACGAAGACGGGCGTCGCCCCCGCGCGGAGGATCCCCGTCGCGGTGGGCGCGCACGTCATCGAAACGGTCAGGACCTCGTCCCCCGGCCCGACGCCGAGCGCGCGCAGGGCGAGAGTGATCGCGTCGGTCCCGTTCGCGACGCCGACTGCGCGCGCGGCGCCGCAGAAGGCGGCCCATTCGGACTCGAACGCGGCGACCTCGCTGCCGAGGACGTAGCGCCCGCGGCGGACGGCGGCGAGCACCGCGGCGGAGAGCTCGGGCTCGTCGCCTTCGGCGGCCCGCGCGAGGTCGAGATACGGCACGCCGCTCATGTCGGCCGCGACCCGGCGGCGGCGGGCGCGTGAGCCACGCCGCGCGGCGTGTCGCGCCTGACCTGGATCTCCCACCAGAGCCGCAGGATGTTCACGCCCGTCGCGAACAGACGGCGGAAGTTGAAGAACTGGGACTTCCCCGCGACGCGGTGATAGTGGTGGACCGGGAAGTCCACGAAACGGAAGCCCGCGAGCTCGAGCTTCTTCACGAGCTCGAGGCAGATCACCCCGCTCGAGTGCTTCAGCGAGATCGCGTCGAGCGCCGTCCGGCGGATGAGGCGGAAGTCGCAGTCCACGTCGCGCACGTGGAACCGGAACAGGATCCGCATGAGGACGAGATAGACCTTGCCAATCACGATCCGGTGAAACGGATCCGAGCGGGCGATCTTGTAGCCGTTCACGACGTCGACCCCTTCCTGCAGGACCGGCAGGAACTTCTTCAGCTCGAGGACGTCGTACTGGCCGTCGCCGTCCGTGTAGAAGACGAGGTCCTTCGCCGCGCCCGAGAAGCCCGAGCGCAGGGCCGCGCCGTAGCCGCGATTCACGCCGTGCGACACGACGCGCAGCTCGGGGTACTTCTCTTTCAAGGCCTCGAGGATCTCCGCGCTGTTGTCCTTCGAGCCGTCGTCCACGACGAGGATCTCGAAGTCCCGCCCCGCCTCGGTCGCGACGACGTGCGCCGCCGCGACGAGCGAACCGATGGTCGCCGCGTCGTTGAAGCACGGAAAGAACATCGTGAGGCTCTCGGAAGCGGCCGCCATGGGGACGGCCATTGTATCGGGGGCGCCGGGTAGACTCGGCGGCCATGAAGATCGCCCTCGGCTGCGACCACGCCGGCTTCGCGTACAAGGAAAAAATCAAGGCCATGCTCCTCGGCATGGGGCACGACGTGAAGGACTTCGGCACCTTCACCTCCGACATGGTCGACTACCCCCTCTTCATCCGCCCCGCGGCCGAAGCCGTCGCGAGCGGCGCGTGCGACCGCGGTATCGTCCTCGGCGGCTCGGGGAACGGCGAAGCCATCGTCGCGAACAAGGTGAAGGGGGTTCGCTGTGCGCTCTGCTGGAACGAGGCGACCGCGAAGGCCGCCCGCGAGCACAACGACGCGAACGTCCTCTCCCTGGGCGAGCGGATGATCCCCGAGGAGACGGCCCTCTCGGTCGTGCGCATCTTTCTCGAAACCCCGTTCGATCCCGCGGCAGGCGGCGGGCGCCACGCACGGCGGATCGCGATGATCGCGTGAGGCGAAACGGGCGCGGGCCTGTTATCGTCCGCCGCCCATGATCGCGCTCTCAGGCATCAACAAGCAGTACGGCCGCCAGGTCCTCTTCGTCGACGCCTCGTTCCAGCTGAACACCGGAGAGAAGATCGGCCTCGTCGGCCCGAACGGAGCCGGCAAGACGACGATCTTCCGGCTCATCACGGGCGAGGAGCACGCCGACGACGGCGACGTGTCCGTGCCGAAGAAGCTCTCGATCGGCTACTTCAAGCAGGAGATCGACGAGATGGCGGGGCGGCCCGTCCTCGACGAGGCGATCGCCGGCAGCGGACGCCTCGGCGACCTCCACCACGAGCTCCTCGACCTCGAGCACGCGCTGGGAGACCCTTCCCGCGCGGACGAGATGGAGAAGATCCTCGAGCGGTTCGGCGAGGTGCAGGGCGAGTACCAGCAGCGGGGCGGCTACGAGCTCGAGGCGCGCGCCCGCGAGGTCCTCCACGGCCTCGGCTTCGACGACGCGCGCATCGACGGCGACGTCGGCGCGCTCTCGGGCGGCTGGAAGATGCGTGTCGCGATGGCCAAGGTGCTCCTCGGCCGGCCCGACGTCCTCCTCATGGACGAGCCGACGAACCATCTCGACATCGAGTCGATCCTCTGGCTCGAGGAGTACCTGAAGAAATACCCGGGCTCGCTCCTCATGACGTGCCACGACCGGGACTTCATGAACCGCGTCGTGACGAAGGTCGTCGAGATCGACGCGGGCGAGACGATCACGTACTCCGGCAACTACGACTTCTACGAGCGCGAGCGTCTCCAGCGCGAAAGCCAGCGCGAGGCCGCGTTCGCGCGGCAGCAGGCGATGCTCGCGAAGGAGAACCGCTTCATCGAGCGTTTCCAGACGCACGCGTCGAAGGCCGCCCAGGTGCAGAGCCGCGTCAAGAAGCTCGAGAAGATCGAGACCATCGAGCTGCCGAAGAAGCGCGCCGTCGTGCGCTTCGACTTCAAGGCGCCGGCCCGTTCGGGCGACGACGTCGCGGTCCTCGAGAAGCTCTCGAAGGGCTACGGCGAGAGGCGCCTTTACGACGGCTTCGACTTCCTGATCCGCCGCGGCGAGCGCTGGTGTGTGATGGGCGTGAACGGCGCCGGGAAGTCCACGCTCCTCAAGATGGTCGCGGGCATGCTGCCGCCCGACGCCGGCTCCGTGCGCGTCGGCGCGAGCGTGAGGCTCGGCTACTTCTCGCAGCAGGCGCTCGACGTCCTCGACCCCGAGCTGACGGTGCTCGAGCAGGTCCAGAAGGACTTCCCCGCAGCCGGCATCGGCGTGCTCCGGGCCCTCGTCGGCGCCTTCCAGTTCTCGGGCGACGACGTGGACAAGAAAGTCCGCTTCCTCTCGGGCGGCGAGAAATCGCGCCTCGTGATGGCGCGCATGCTGTTCGATCCGCCCAACTTCCTCGTCCTCGACGAGCCCACGAACCACCTCGACCTCGCGACGAAGGAAATGCTCGTCGAGTCGCTCTCGAAGTTCGAGGGGACGATGCTCTTCGTCTCCCACGACCGCGCTTTCCTCCGCGGGCTCTCGAACCGGGTCCTCGTGCTCTCCGAGAACGACTCGTCCGACCCGCCCCACGCCTACGGCGGCTCGTACGCGGAGTGGGTGTCACGCACCGGGCACGAGGCGCCGGGCGTCCACGCATAATCGGCCGATGTCCCGCACGCGGTTCGCGGCCGCATTGGCGGTCCTCGCCTGCGTCGCCCTCGCGGGCGCAGAGCGGGCGCGCTTCTCTCTCTGGACGACGTCCGACGAGCCCCCGCACCTCGCCGCCGCCCGCGAATGGCGGTTCGGCTCCGGGATGGTTTCGAACTTCGAGCACCCCGTCCTTCTGAAGGTGATCGCGGGCAGCACGCTTCCGGCGACGAAACCCGGCCTCGAGATCGACGAGACGCGCGCGGGCCGGGCGGCGATTCCGTTCGTCCTCGCCCTCCTCGTCGTCGCGACCGGCCTCCTCGGCCGCGCCGTCGCCGGACCGGTAGCCGGCCTCGCGGCCGCCGCCGTCCTCGCGGTCGAGCCGACGTTCCGGGGCCACGGCACGCTCGTCCAGAGCGACGTCCTGCTGACTCTTTTTCTCGTCTCCGGGGCGTTCGCGCTCGAGAAGGCTGCGGCGGACGGCGTCGATCGCCGGTGGCTCGCGGCGAGCGGCGTCCTCTACGGCCTCGCGATGGCGGCGAAGTACTCGGCATTCCCGTTCCTCGCCGTCTTCGCCTTCATCGCGATCCTGCGGCTCGCACGGCGCGATCCTCCCTCTTCACCTTCCAAGAAGATCTTCTCTTCTCTCTCTCTCGTCCTCGTCTTCATCGTCGTTCCCGCCCTCCTTACGCTCGCGCTCGTACAGTTCCTCGCGTACGCCGGCACGACGGACGCGGCCTTCCGGCAGGGTCTGCGCGCCGCGTTCGAAGGCCTGCCGCAGGAGGGCGCCGTCGTCGCTCTCGCGAAGAGGTTTCCGAAGTGGATCGCGGGCTACGGCGCGGGCCTCCTCTTCGTGCAGGGCGTCGCGGGCCCCGGCGAGCGCTTCAACTATTTCTTTGGATCGGTGCGTGGGACTGGCTCGCTTCTCTACTTCCCCGTCGCGCTCGGAATCAAGCTCACGACCGCCGCCGTCCTCGGGTCTCTCGCCGCGCTCGGCGCGGGCGCCGCCGCGCTCGTGCGCGGGCCGCGCCTCCGAAGCCTGGCCTCACGCGCCTGGCTGCCCGCCGCCCTCGGCGGCACGTACCTCGCCGCCGCGTGCGTCTCGAACGTCAACATCGGCGTCCGCCACGCGCTCCCGTGCGTTCCGTTCCTCCTCGTTGCCGCAGCCGCCGCCGCGGCCATCCTCCTCGAGGAGC
It includes:
- a CDS encoding S8 family serine peptidase — its product is MNSPSLLSLAVAAALTLASTAARAADVSPDVRRALAGGARIPVLVTLRPAPGRRPAAQQEFVSDGLEIRRRLGSAPVVAGEATAAGVAALAARPDVLFVGLDRVVRPAGQVSTAQIGADRLLAIGVTGLGRSVAVVDSGIDLTHPDLRGPGGAAWPGANLVDGDGDLSDCSGHGTEVAGVLAGPQGLAPEAGLVVLKVFSARDGCKSARASDVLAAVEWAVAHAPGTDLDAINLSLADDAPHAGFCDAEDPAGAAVFAAARAAGLSVAAAAGNEGRTTGLPWPACLSGVASVGMVYSQSSGPVQWGGAAGCTDATTGPDVIPCASNTGSALSVLAPGVGWTTTAQGGGQTSAFSGTSAAAPAAAGALLLARQARPLADPAAAIELLRATGVPVRDSRTGRTAPRLDLGAALAASTPVAGGCEGTPIPDGAPEGLTCAAVVSSFVGNVSTLFLALEIDHPDPTQLVVTLVGPDGTQAVILAHGRRPGEAVREIYGLTAASFEPLSSFAGRTLEGTWRLTVADTVSGGAGRLVRWALFVEPSIPEPEPDFPGATSFVATSAHRIGKLGAFYTTDVRLFNTDPFRTLDVRLRFSPAGGGAPRTLTVTLPPLATRALEDAVHDTFRMEGYGPLFLSAPPGVVAASRTSTTAPRGGSFGLSIPAEATATAAGAGATLVLVPCFKGAGFRINVGVTEVSGQPAAVEFAVRDSSGTLRALIPRAVPAAGLVQVNDVYALTHLAPDAADRIEVRVTAGPGRVAAWATPVDDSTNDGSFVSAHPASSSLLIPAVARASGQFGARFVTDLKVSNAGPDPVTVRIAFSPLSGPGPAPAFVALRTSQTRVFDDVLATLFGAVADTAGALRVSALEGGSLYASSRTSTTTDAGRSYGLAIDAAAGGALAGPGRQLALTFLSSSAVRRTNVGFVETAGLATRVTATLLAPDGTRVATRDLALDALGAVQWNDVFAEMGAAPLADASLVVDVDSGGSVAAYAILVDNRTNDASYFPASLVPTP
- a CDS encoding class I SAM-dependent methyltransferase, whose product is MNDREYEIMFRREDAYWWYRGMRAVTRTFAPGIFTRAAGARALDAGCGTGRNLVDLAAGGPAVGVDLSLRALGFALRRGAAPLVCASVEALPFRTASFQAALSRDVLYMVPDDARAAREIARVLAPGGTLALSAPAFDALAGAHDVAVGALRRYTTGGLERLLKGAGLAVVRTSYANFFLAGPIGFLRKVTGAKARGRPREEVRSDFGLAPKPFEEIFSFLLSMEARILAKARLPFGVTALILAEKPGQGVGTSEAGK
- a CDS encoding DegT/DnrJ/EryC1/StrS family aminotransferase; translation: MSGVPYLDLARAAEGDEPELSAAVLAAVRRGRYVLGSEVAAFESEWAAFCGAARAVGVANGTDAITLALRALGVGPGDEVLTVSMTCAPTATGILRAGATPVFVDVEEDRLTMDAGALAAAVTPRTKAILPVHLYGRVADVEAIGAFARQNDLLLVEDCAQAHGAALAERPAGTFGRAAAWSFYPTKNLGALGDGGAVTVVGEADAAVADRVARLRVYGYVTRNDAAEPGYNSRLDEVQAAALRVRLRKLAAGNRRRAEIAARYDVALAGTVRVPPPAREGETPAHHLYVVRVPDREAFRARLAELGIGTDVHYPRAVHEQPAFAGLPRGPLAVTERAIREVVSLPLDPLLTDAEADKVIEAVRASAR
- a CDS encoding glycosyltransferase family 2 protein, with amino-acid sequence MAAASESLTMFFPCFNDAATIGSLVAAAHVVATEAGRDFEILVVDDGSKDNSAEILEALKEKYPELRVVSHGVNRGYGAALRSGFSGAAKDLVFYTDGDGQYDVLELKKFLPVLQEGVDVVNGYKIARSDPFHRIVIGKVYLVLMRILFRFHVRDVDCDFRLIRRTALDAISLKHSSGVICLELVKKLELAGFRFVDFPVHHYHRVAGKSQFFNFRRLFATGVNILRLWWEIQVRRDTPRGVAHAPAAAGSRPT
- the rpiB gene encoding ribose 5-phosphate isomerase B, whose product is MKIALGCDHAGFAYKEKIKAMLLGMGHDVKDFGTFTSDMVDYPLFIRPAAEAVASGACDRGIVLGGSGNGEAIVANKVKGVRCALCWNEATAKAAREHNDANVLSLGERMIPEETALSVVRIFLETPFDPAAGGGRHARRIAMIA
- a CDS encoding ABC-F family ATP-binding cassette domain-containing protein, with the protein product MIALSGINKQYGRQVLFVDASFQLNTGEKIGLVGPNGAGKTTIFRLITGEEHADDGDVSVPKKLSIGYFKQEIDEMAGRPVLDEAIAGSGRLGDLHHELLDLEHALGDPSRADEMEKILERFGEVQGEYQQRGGYELEARAREVLHGLGFDDARIDGDVGALSGGWKMRVAMAKVLLGRPDVLLMDEPTNHLDIESILWLEEYLKKYPGSLLMTCHDRDFMNRVVTKVVEIDAGETITYSGNYDFYERERLQRESQREAAFARQQAMLAKENRFIERFQTHASKAAQVQSRVKKLEKIETIELPKKRAVVRFDFKAPARSGDDVAVLEKLSKGYGERRLYDGFDFLIRRGERWCVMGVNGAGKSTLLKMVAGMLPPDAGSVRVGASVRLGYFSQQALDVLDPELTVLEQVQKDFPAAGIGVLRALVGAFQFSGDDVDKKVRFLSGGEKSRLVMARMLFDPPNFLVLDEPTNHLDLATKEMLVESLSKFEGTMLFVSHDRAFLRGLSNRVLVLSENDSSDPPHAYGGSYAEWVSRTGHEAPGVHA
- a CDS encoding glycosyltransferase family 39 protein, translated to MSRTRFAAALAVLACVALAGAERARFSLWTTSDEPPHLAAAREWRFGSGMVSNFEHPVLLKVIAGSTLPATKPGLEIDETRAGRAAIPFVLALLVVATGLLGRAVAGPVAGLAAAAVLAVEPTFRGHGTLVQSDVLLTLFLVSGAFALEKAAADGVDRRWLAASGVLYGLAMAAKYSAFPFLAVFAFIAILRLARRDPPSSPSKKIFSSLSLVLVFIVVPALLTLALVQFLAYAGTTDAAFRQGLRAAFEGLPQEGAVVALAKRFPKWIAGYGAGLLFVQGVAGPGERFNYFFGSVRGTGSLLYFPVALGIKLTTAAVLGSLAALGAGAAALVRGPRLRSLASRAWLPAALGGTYLAAACVSNVNIGVRHALPCVPFLLVAAAAAAAILLEERPRVLRAALSAVVLLAAAESALRAGREISFGNFLVGGPAGVPPVLSDSNVDWGQEQGLVFDRVRRGDLGRVAMASLLVDETGATRAGIAGLALRGDADADTVFFSRFLWDLGAAIEKNDDTYSKFVWLRGWLPPLRRGLEARASSIAPFGDAYLLLRLRPVTAAPSSAPGSTP